One window of the Anolis sagrei isolate rAnoSag1 chromosome 5, rAnoSag1.mat, whole genome shotgun sequence genome contains the following:
- the CGGBP1 gene encoding CGG triplet repeat-binding protein 1 isoform X2, with protein MDRFDVKPPPSRSRSKTALYVTPQDRVTEFGSELYEDGGKLYCTFCNVVLNHVRKSAINDHLKSKTHTKRKGEFEEQTVRKKPRTLTASLQCNSAPQIEKPNVVHDFVKMFLEASIPLEKADHPAVRAFLSRHVKNGNSVPKAEQLRKAYLPDGFTNQLIKSEDH; from the coding sequence ATGGATCGGTTTGACGTGAAGCCGCCTCCTTCTCGGAGCCGCTCCAAGACTGCTTTGTACGTGACGCCTCAGGACCGCGTCACGGAGTTTGGCAGCGAACTGTACGAAGACGGGGGGAAGCTGTATTGCACTTTCTGCAACGTGGTCTTGAACCACGTCCGCAAGTCTGCCATCAACGACCACCTCAAATCCAAGACTCACACCAAGCGCAAGGGGGAGTTTGAGGAGCAAACCGTGCGGAAGAAGCCAAGGACCCTGACGGCCTCTCTGCAGTGCAACAGCGCGCCCCAAATAGAGAAACCCAACGTCGTCCACGACTTTGTAAAAATGTTTCTGGAGGCCAGCATTCCCCTTGAGAAGGCCGACCACCCTGCCGTGCGAGCGTTCCTCTCCCGCCACGTGAAGAACGGGAACTCCGTCCCCAAGGCAGAGCAGCTCAGGAAGGCCTACCTGCCTGATGGGTTTACAAATCAGCTGATCAAATCTGAAGACCACTGA
- the CGGBP1 gene encoding CGG triplet repeat-binding protein 1 isoform X1, producing MEGDSCGIPELFPVTPMESWMECNSLLKTTMDRFDVKPPPSRSRSKTALYVTPQDRVTEFGSELYEDGGKLYCTFCNVVLNHVRKSAINDHLKSKTHTKRKGEFEEQTVRKKPRTLTASLQCNSAPQIEKPNVVHDFVKMFLEASIPLEKADHPAVRAFLSRHVKNGNSVPKAEQLRKAYLPDGFTNQLIKSEDH from the exons ATGGAAGGTGATTCCTGTGGGATTCCTGAGCTTTTCCCCGTCACACCCATGGAGTCCTGGATGGAGTGTAACAG CTTACTGAAGACAACCATGGATCGGTTTGACGTGAAGCCGCCTCCTTCTCGGAGCCGCTCCAAGACTGCTTTGTACGTGACGCCTCAGGACCGCGTCACGGAGTTTGGCAGCGAACTGTACGAAGACGGGGGGAAGCTGTATTGCACTTTCTGCAACGTGGTCTTGAACCACGTCCGCAAGTCTGCCATCAACGACCACCTCAAATCCAAGACTCACACCAAGCGCAAGGGGGAGTTTGAGGAGCAAACCGTGCGGAAGAAGCCAAGGACCCTGACGGCCTCTCTGCAGTGCAACAGCGCGCCCCAAATAGAGAAACCCAACGTCGTCCACGACTTTGTAAAAATGTTTCTGGAGGCCAGCATTCCCCTTGAGAAGGCCGACCACCCTGCCGTGCGAGCGTTCCTCTCCCGCCACGTGAAGAACGGGAACTCCGTCCCCAAGGCAGAGCAGCTCAGGAAGGCCTACCTGCCTGATGGGTTTACAAATCAGCTGATCAAATCTGAAGACCACTGA